One segment of Manihot esculenta cultivar AM560-2 chromosome 4, M.esculenta_v8, whole genome shotgun sequence DNA contains the following:
- the LOC110612806 gene encoding auxin response factor 10, translating into MKELEKSLDPQLWQACSGSMVHIPPVNCRVFYFPQGHAEHSLSPVDFSSSPRIPAVILCRISAVKYLADLETDEVYAKISLVPLPNRELDFGEEMGICDNSNVKGTEKPASFAKTLTQSDANNGGGFSVPRYCAETIFPRLDYSADPPVQTVIAKDVHGQIWKFRHIYRGTPRRHLLTTGWSTFVNQKKLVAGDSIVFLKAENGDLFVGIRRAKRGNGPESSSPPSGWATNASFVKLYGGFSLFQKEDENKGTRNGGLKGRGKVRPGEVMEAAELAANGQPFEVVYYPRASTPEFCVKASSVMAAMRIQWRSGMRFKMAFETEDSSRISWFMGTVTSVQVSDPIRWPNSPWRLLQVTWDEPDLLQNVKRVSPWLIELVSNMPVINLLPFSPQRKKLRLSQQLDFPLNGQFQWPSFSGNPLGPSRPFCCLSDNTPVGIQGARHAQFGISLSALQLNNKLQSGQFLSSFQQFNSHSRISESFMKGHTNSYENLSCSLTIGNSNKNSEKSESDSVKGHHFLLFGQPILTEQQISHSYSTDGVSQVLNGKFSSAESPEKPKSCDVLRYAPEKQTSPEKSTSTGLSWQSLHATETSLDAGLCKVFLESEDVGRTLDLSILGSYEELHNRLTKMFGIDRSYSFSCVLYQDATGAVKQMGDEPFSVFTKTAKMLTIQMNLTSSDNIGRPWITGMRNTENGLESSNKTGPLSIFA; encoded by the exons ATGAAAGAGTTGGAGAAAAGCTTGGATCCACAGCTATGGCAGGCTTGCTCAGGAAGCATGGTGCATATCCCTCCTGTGAATTGCAGAGTTTTCTACTTCCCTCAAGGCCATGCTGAGCACTCCCTATCTCCGGTCGATTTCTCCTCCTCCCCTCGAATCCCGGCGGTTATACTATGTCGCATCTCCGCTGTCAAGTACCTCGCTGATTTAGAAACGGATGAAGTTTATGCTAAGATTAGCCTTGTCCCATTGCCAAATAGGGAGCTTGATTTTGGAGAAGAAATGGGTATATGTGATAATAGTAATGTCAAAGGCACAGAGAAGCCTGCTTCTTTTGCCAAGACGCTAACCCAATCTGATGCTAATAATGGTGGCGGTTTCTCTGTGCCACGGTACTGTGCAGAGACTATATTTCCCCGGTTGGATTACTCGGCAGATCCTCCGGTGCAGACGGTTATTGCCAAGGATGTTCATGGCCAGATATGGAAGTTTAGGCATATTTATAGAGGGACGCCGAGAAGGCATTTGTTGACTACTGGGTGGAGCACGTTTGTGAACCAGAAGAAATTGGTTGCTGGGGATTCAATCGTGTTCCTGAAAGCTGAAAACGGCGATCTCTTCGTAGGAATTCGCCGCGCCAAGCGGGGAAATGGGCCTGAGTCGTCGTCACCTCCCTCTGGATGGGCCACAAATGCGAGTTTTGTTAAACTATATGGTGGATTTTCCCTTTTTCAGAAAGAAGATGAGAATAAGGGAACACGAAATGGGGGACTCAAAGGGAGGGGAAAAGTGAGGCCTGGAGAGGTTATGGAGGCGGCGGAGCTTGCAGCCAATGGTCAGCCGTTTGAGGTTGTTTATTATCCAAGGGCAAGCACCCCTGAGTTCTGTGTTAAGGCCTCTTCGGTGATGGCTGCAATGAGGATTCAGTGGCGCTCTGGGATGAGGTTCAAGATGGCCTTTGAGACAGAGGATTCTTCACGGATTAGCTGGTTCATGGGAACTGTAACCTCTGTTCAGGTTTCTGATCCCATTCGATGGCCAAATTCTCCTTGGCGGCTTCTCCAG GTGACATGGGATGAGCCGGATTTATTGCAGAATGTAAAACGTGTTAGCCCATGGTTGATTGAATTGGTGTCGAACATGCCAGTCATCAACCTTTTACCTTTCTCACCACAGAGGAAGAAGTTGCGGCTTTCGCAACAATTAGACTTTCCCCTTAACGGCCAATTTCAATGGCCATCATTTTCAGGCAATCCTCTTGGGCCTAGCAGACCCTTTTGTTGTCTATCTGATAACACTCCTGTAGGCATACAGGGAGCCAGGCATGCTCAATTTGGAATATCTTTATCAGCTCTCCAGCTTAACAACAAACTACAGTCAGGGCAGTTTTTGTCCAGTTTCCAGCAGTTCAATTCACATTCGAGAATTTCTGAAAGTTTCATGAAAGGTCACACAAACAGCTATGAGAATTTATCTTGCTCATTGACGATAGGTAACTCTAATAAAAATTCTGAGAAATCTGAATCTGATAGTGTAAAGGGGCACCACTTTTTACTCTTTGGTCAACCAATACTCACTGAGCAGCAGATTTCTCATAGTTATTCCACTGATGGAGTCTCCCAAGTTCTTAATGGAAAATTTTCATCTGCTGAAAGTCCAGAAAAGCCAAAAAGTTGTGACGTTTTAAGATATGCTCCTGAGAAACAAACTTCACCAGAGAAGTCAACCAGTACCGGGTTGTCATGGCAGAGTCTTCATGCCACTGAAACTAGCTTGGATGCTGGTCTGTGCAAGGTTTTCTTAGAATCGGAGGATGTAGGTCGGACACTTGACTTATCTATTCTTGGTTCCTATGAAGAGTTGCATAATAGGTTGACCAAAATGTTTGGGATAGACAGATCATATTCGTTCAGCTGTGTCCTCTACCAAGATGCAACTGGTGCTGTTAAACAGATGGGAGATGAGCCTTTCAG TGTCTTTACAAAAACAGCAAAAATGTTGACAATTCAGATGAATCTAACTAGCAGTGACAATATTGGAAG GCCATGGATCACCGGGATGCGAAACACTGAGAATGGTCTAGAGTCTTCAAATAAGACAGGTCCCTTGAGCATTTTTGCATAA